Proteins from one Paraburkholderia sp. BL10I2N1 genomic window:
- the clpP gene encoding ATP-dependent Clp endopeptidase proteolytic subunit ClpP: MSSLYPPPSFSGLGLVPTVIEQSGRGERAYDIYSRLLRERIVFLVGPVNEQSASLIVAQLLFLESENPDKDISFYINSPGGSVYDGLAIIDTMQFIKPEVSTLCTGFAASMGTFLLAAGQRGKRYALPNARIMIHQPSGGGQGTAADIEIQAREVLYLRQRLNVALAERTGQTVEQIEKDTDRDNFMSAEAAKAYGLIDDVLTTRNALANSDAKHHAM; this comes from the coding sequence ATGTCTTCACTTTATCCGCCCCCATCGTTTTCGGGTCTCGGCCTCGTGCCGACCGTCATCGAACAGTCCGGTCGCGGCGAACGCGCCTACGACATCTATTCACGCCTGTTGCGCGAGCGCATCGTGTTTCTGGTCGGCCCGGTCAACGAGCAGTCGGCGAGCCTGATCGTCGCGCAGTTGCTCTTTCTCGAATCGGAGAATCCCGACAAGGATATTTCTTTTTACATCAACTCGCCGGGTGGCTCTGTCTATGACGGCCTCGCGATCATCGACACGATGCAGTTCATCAAGCCCGAAGTCTCGACGCTATGCACCGGCTTCGCGGCGAGCATGGGCACCTTTCTGCTCGCGGCCGGCCAGCGCGGCAAACGCTACGCGCTGCCGAATGCGCGGATCATGATTCACCAGCCGTCAGGCGGCGGACAGGGCACGGCCGCCGACATCGAGATTCAGGCGCGCGAAGTGCTGTATCTGCGGCAACGGTTGAATGTGGCGCTCGCCGAACGCACCGGACAAACGGTCGAACAGATCGAGAAAGATACGGACCGCGACAACTTCATGTCGGCGGAAGCGGCGAAAGCCTACGGCCTGATCGATGACGTGCTCACGACGCGCAACGCTCTCGCGAACAGCGACGCAAAACACCACGCCATGTGA
- a CDS encoding sigma-70 family RNA polymerase sigma factor — MTEDEIDKSAAFAASRAKLLSLAYRMLGSRAEAEDVVQDAWLKWHLADASDVRAPAGWLTTITTRLAIDRLRHLQMERASRAGGWLPEPWLDDVAPSAEEVALRSVDMSYGLLLLLERLTPDERAAFVLHEAFDCDYAEIAQIIDKSVANCRQIVHRAKARLRRAGDEPRPAVDPAAHAKVVERLRAAIEAQDRAQLMRLFSVEPVVLTDADVADTGAVIASARWVDQVVSRAAPPVAAEAVSINGATGIALLHEGEITELLDVTIEDGRIVRLCIVSSAANLDAANRDFGARAVVRLLKSMCSHSCMPAMLSAQPVTLC; from the coding sequence ATGACAGAAGATGAAATCGACAAGTCAGCGGCATTCGCGGCGTCGCGGGCGAAGCTCCTTTCGCTGGCGTACCGGATGCTTGGTAGCCGCGCGGAGGCCGAGGACGTCGTGCAGGATGCCTGGCTGAAATGGCATCTCGCGGACGCGAGCGATGTGCGCGCCCCCGCTGGATGGCTCACCACGATCACGACCCGCCTAGCCATCGACCGGCTCCGGCATCTGCAGATGGAGCGCGCCTCGCGTGCAGGCGGCTGGCTGCCTGAGCCATGGCTGGACGATGTCGCGCCGTCGGCGGAAGAGGTGGCGTTGCGGTCGGTGGATATGTCGTACGGTCTGTTGCTGCTGCTCGAACGGCTGACGCCGGACGAGCGCGCGGCGTTCGTGCTGCACGAGGCGTTCGACTGCGACTATGCGGAGATCGCGCAGATCATCGACAAGTCCGTCGCCAACTGCCGGCAGATCGTGCATCGGGCGAAAGCCCGCCTGCGTCGTGCGGGCGATGAGCCGAGGCCGGCAGTCGATCCGGCCGCGCATGCCAAGGTGGTCGAACGTTTGCGTGCGGCGATCGAGGCGCAGGATCGCGCGCAGTTGATGCGTCTTTTCAGCGTCGAGCCCGTGGTGCTCACCGACGCAGACGTTGCCGATACCGGAGCCGTCATCGCGTCCGCGCGCTGGGTGGATCAGGTTGTATCGCGCGCCGCGCCGCCGGTTGCGGCCGAAGCGGTATCGATCAATGGCGCGACCGGCATTGCGCTGCTGCACGAGGGCGAGATTACCGAACTGCTGGACGTAACGATCGAAGACGGACGTATCGTGCGGCTGTGCATTGTGTCGTCCGCAGCGAATCTTGATGCGGCGAATCGCGACTTCGGTGCGCGAGCGGTGGTTCGTCTGCTGAAGTCGATGTGCAGCCACAGCTGCATGCCTGCCATGCTGAGCGCTCAGCCCGTCACCCTGTGCTGA
- a CDS encoding EAL domain-containing protein: protein MSMLELDPPGFQPPRPMAGDEGTRRTVLYGGYTVFSVFQPVFSVSHRRAIGYHASLRARDEHGSQVPSHEVFTQAARRGDLLELGRLAESLHLGNFNAFDSHDEWLFLSLHPAALMDTVYGDALLAGLKALGLPPQRVVLEVSEQAGGETTRFAEIIDTLRKAGFLIALDGFGVKHSNIDRVWQLRPDIVTLDRCILAQASEHSHIERVLPGLVSLLHESGQLVLMGGLSTERDALIALECNVDFVQGAYFAGPSVEPVKPQVAAGLMDALSAALRERVAARERAQVRRLAPYVAALEQASAELVSGQTVAQATAPLLALGETARCFLLDGSGRQIGDNVLPPGRASQRAKRFRPLLHSEGASWERRPYFIGAMRAPGRVHLTPPYLSINEAHLCVTASIAAETARGLQVLCVDINWEVAAHRN, encoded by the coding sequence ATGAGCATGCTCGAACTCGATCCTCCCGGTTTCCAGCCGCCGCGCCCCATGGCGGGCGACGAAGGCACCCGGCGCACCGTCCTGTACGGCGGCTACACAGTCTTCAGCGTGTTTCAGCCAGTGTTCTCGGTATCGCACCGGCGCGCTATCGGCTATCACGCGTCGCTGCGCGCGCGCGACGAACATGGCAGCCAGGTACCGTCGCACGAGGTTTTCACGCAGGCGGCGCGGCGCGGGGATCTGCTCGAACTCGGCCGGCTCGCCGAATCGCTACACCTCGGCAACTTCAATGCATTCGACAGCCATGACGAGTGGCTCTTCCTGAGCCTGCACCCGGCTGCCCTGATGGATACGGTTTACGGCGATGCGCTGCTTGCCGGCCTGAAAGCGCTGGGGCTTCCGCCGCAGCGTGTGGTGCTGGAAGTGTCGGAGCAGGCAGGCGGCGAGACCACGCGCTTTGCCGAGATCATCGACACGCTGCGTAAAGCGGGGTTCCTGATCGCGCTAGACGGTTTCGGCGTGAAGCATTCGAACATCGACCGCGTGTGGCAACTGCGTCCCGACATCGTCACGCTCGATCGATGCATCCTCGCGCAGGCGAGCGAACACTCGCATATCGAACGCGTATTGCCTGGCCTCGTGTCGCTCCTGCATGAATCCGGGCAACTGGTTCTGATGGGCGGCCTGTCGACCGAACGCGATGCGCTGATCGCGCTCGAATGCAACGTCGATTTCGTGCAGGGCGCCTATTTCGCAGGGCCGAGCGTCGAACCGGTGAAGCCGCAGGTGGCTGCGGGGCTGATGGATGCATTGTCGGCCGCGTTGCGCGAACGGGTGGCCGCCCGCGAGCGGGCCCAGGTGCGGCGTCTCGCACCGTACGTAGCGGCGCTCGAGCAGGCAAGCGCCGAACTCGTCTCCGGGCAGACGGTGGCGCAGGCCACCGCACCGCTCCTCGCGCTCGGCGAAACCGCGCGCTGCTTCCTGCTAGACGGCTCAGGCCGTCAGATCGGCGACAACGTGCTGCCGCCGGGCCGCGCTTCACAACGCGCGAAGCGTTTCCGTCCGCTGCTGCATTCGGAAGGGGCAAGCTGGGAGCGCCGGCCCTATTTCATCGGGGCCATGCGCGCGCCCGGCCGGGTACATCTGACGCCGCCGTATCTGTCGATCAACGAGGCGCACCTTTGCGTGACGGCGTCCATTGCGGCGGAAACGGCACGCGGGCTGCAGGTGCTGTGCGTGGACATCAACTGGGAAGTCGCCGCGCACCGGAACTGA
- the mdtD gene encoding multidrug transporter subunit MdtD: MSTAQIANTPSQKSLTVMLWLVATGFFMQTLDSTIVNTALPAIARSLGELPLRMQSVVIAYSLTMAVMIPVSGWLADRLGTRRVFFSAILVFAVGSLLCANAHSLNQLVVWRIVQGVGGAMLLPVGRLAVLRTFPAERYLPALSFVAIPGLIGPLIGPTLGGWLVKIASWHWIFLINVPVGIVGCIATFIFMPDSRNPDTAKFDLKGYLLLVVGMVAISFALDGRTEFGIGHATVLVLLILSLAAFVAYGLHAVRAPQPIFSLDLFKIHTFSVGLLGNLFARIGSGAMPYLIPLLLQVSLGYTAFEAGLMMLPVAAAGMSSKRLVTKLIMKYGYRPVLVTNTVMVGLAMASFSLTSAGQPLWLRVVQLASFGGVNSMQFTAMNTLTLKDLGTGGASSGNSLFSLVQMLSMSLGVTVAGALLATFTGLLPRVTAVNSLPAFHATFLCVGIVTAGSSWIFAQLSADIRRPAKKTDPSERT; this comes from the coding sequence ATGTCCACTGCCCAGATTGCGAACACCCCCTCCCAGAAGTCCCTGACCGTGATGCTGTGGCTCGTCGCCACCGGCTTCTTCATGCAAACGCTCGATTCGACCATCGTCAACACCGCGTTGCCCGCGATTGCGAGGAGTCTCGGCGAACTGCCGCTGCGGATGCAATCCGTCGTGATCGCGTACTCGCTGACGATGGCCGTGATGATTCCGGTGTCAGGCTGGCTCGCGGACAGGCTCGGTACGCGGCGCGTGTTCTTCAGCGCGATCCTGGTGTTCGCCGTCGGTTCGCTGCTGTGTGCGAACGCGCATTCGCTGAACCAGCTGGTCGTGTGGCGCATCGTGCAGGGCGTCGGCGGCGCAATGTTGCTGCCGGTCGGGCGCCTCGCCGTGCTGCGCACCTTTCCGGCCGAACGGTATCTGCCCGCGCTGTCGTTCGTGGCGATCCCTGGACTCATCGGGCCGCTCATCGGACCGACGCTTGGCGGCTGGCTCGTCAAGATTGCGTCATGGCACTGGATCTTCCTGATCAACGTGCCGGTCGGCATCGTCGGCTGCATCGCGACGTTCATCTTCATGCCGGACAGCCGCAATCCCGATACCGCGAAATTCGACCTCAAGGGCTATCTGTTGCTGGTCGTCGGCATGGTCGCCATTTCGTTCGCGCTCGACGGCCGCACCGAATTCGGCATCGGGCACGCTACGGTTCTGGTGTTGCTGATCCTGAGCCTGGCCGCCTTCGTCGCCTATGGACTGCACGCAGTGCGCGCGCCGCAACCGATCTTTTCACTCGATCTCTTCAAGATCCACACCTTCAGCGTCGGCCTGCTCGGCAACCTGTTTGCGCGGATCGGCAGCGGCGCCATGCCCTATCTGATTCCGCTCCTGCTGCAGGTGAGCCTCGGCTACACCGCGTTCGAAGCCGGCCTGATGATGCTGCCGGTGGCAGCGGCAGGCATGTCGTCGAAACGCCTCGTGACGAAACTGATCATGAAGTACGGCTATCGCCCCGTGCTGGTGACGAATACGGTAATGGTCGGCCTCGCGATGGCGAGCTTCTCGCTGACGAGCGCAGGCCAGCCGCTCTGGCTTCGTGTCGTGCAACTCGCGTCCTTCGGCGGTGTGAACTCGATGCAGTTCACCGCGATGAATACGCTCACGCTCAAGGACCTCGGCACCGGCGGCGCAAGCAGCGGCAACAGCCTCTTTTCGCTCGTGCAGATGCTGTCGATGAGTCTCGGAGTGACCGTCGCCGGTGCGCTGCTCGCAACGTTCACCGGTCTGCTTCCGCGTGTCACCGCGGTCAACTCGCTGCCCGCTTTCCACGCAACGTTCCTGTGTGTCGGCATCGTCACGGCCGGGTCGTCGTGGATCTTCGCGCAGCTTTCGGCGGACATCCGACGCCCCGCCAAAAAGACCGATCCTTCCGAGCGGACCTGA
- a CDS encoding PLP-dependent aminotransferase family protein, with protein MKLELNRDNGVPLTEQIVTGVQTWIRSRAAHPGAKLPSIRQFAADYAISRFPVIEAYDRLVSLGYIDSRHGSGFYVSERPRGALAGEGTSDPRRADEESVHILQQFNHPGESLKLGSGFIPEAWRDMDSIGQAIRHVSRVDSSSLIDYATPLGNATLRDHLQSRVAQLGIEADASQILITNGASQALDLLMRYMLKAGDTVFVEDPGYYNLNGLLKLHGVRLIGIPRTRNGPDLDAMQAQLKEHRPRLFFINTVFHNPTGTTIAPPVAFRLLQLAREHQFTIIEDDIYADFQAEPTDRLATLDQLEHVVYVGGLSKTLSSSLRIGYLIASPAIVKDLADVKMLTSIGGSRFAEAVAVALLERGMYRKYLERLRRRMRDALGLTVQTLEDSGWEVFEKPLGGKFVWARVPHVEDAARLVECGAPLGVTVAPGSYFRPNAEMSPWIRVNAAFTNDPRARAFFDAAARLPA; from the coding sequence ATGAAACTCGAACTGAACCGCGACAACGGTGTCCCCCTAACCGAGCAGATCGTCACCGGCGTGCAGACGTGGATCCGTTCCCGGGCGGCCCATCCGGGCGCAAAACTGCCGTCGATCCGCCAGTTCGCCGCCGACTACGCGATCAGCCGTTTTCCGGTGATCGAGGCGTACGATCGCCTCGTGTCGCTCGGCTATATCGATTCGCGCCACGGTTCGGGTTTCTACGTGAGCGAACGTCCGCGTGGGGCGCTCGCCGGCGAGGGCACTTCGGACCCGCGGCGGGCCGACGAAGAATCGGTCCACATCCTTCAACAGTTCAACCATCCGGGCGAGTCGCTCAAGCTCGGCAGCGGCTTCATCCCCGAAGCGTGGCGCGACATGGACAGCATCGGCCAGGCGATCCGTCATGTATCGCGGGTCGACAGTTCAAGCCTGATCGATTACGCGACGCCGCTCGGCAATGCAACCTTGCGCGACCATCTGCAAAGCCGCGTCGCGCAGCTCGGCATCGAGGCCGACGCGTCGCAGATCCTGATTACGAACGGCGCAAGCCAGGCACTCGACCTGTTGATGCGCTACATGCTCAAGGCCGGCGACACGGTGTTCGTTGAAGATCCGGGGTACTACAACCTGAACGGCCTGCTGAAACTGCATGGGGTGCGTCTCATCGGCATTCCAAGGACGCGCAACGGCCCCGACCTCGACGCCATGCAGGCGCAACTGAAGGAGCACAGGCCACGGCTCTTCTTCATCAACACGGTCTTCCACAATCCGACCGGCACGACGATCGCGCCACCGGTCGCGTTCCGGCTCCTGCAACTCGCCCGCGAACACCAGTTCACGATCATCGAAGACGACATTTACGCCGACTTCCAGGCCGAGCCCACCGACCGCCTCGCGACGCTCGACCAGCTCGAACACGTGGTGTACGTGGGCGGCCTGTCGAAGACGCTATCGTCGTCGCTACGGATCGGCTATCTCATCGCGAGTCCGGCCATCGTCAAGGACCTTGCCGACGTGAAGATGCTGACGAGCATCGGCGGCTCGCGGTTTGCGGAAGCGGTCGCGGTTGCGCTGCTCGAACGCGGCATGTACAGGAAGTATCTCGAACGGCTGCGCCGCCGCATGCGCGACGCGCTCGGCCTGACCGTCCAGACCCTCGAAGACAGCGGCTGGGAAGTGTTCGAAAAGCCACTGGGCGGCAAGTTCGTCTGGGCGCGTGTGCCGCACGTCGAAGACGCGGCGCGCCTCGTCGAATGCGGAGCGCCGCTCGGCGTGACCGTCGCGCCGGGCAGCTATTTCCGGCCCAACGCGGAAATGAGCCCGTGGATCCGCGTCAACGCGGCTTTCACCAACGACCCGCGTGCGCGGGCGTTTTTCGACGCCGCAGCGCGCCTTCCCGCTTGA
- a CDS encoding DUF2917 domain-containing protein → MREIRTFELEHGEPAAAWRVAQPLVLKVMAGEIWLTLDGDSEDYWLSAGDTFELPRGARAWVSAGQGAARLALAVAGCRQQVRTMATSASRLFWRDWLPRWLTAA, encoded by the coding sequence ATGCGCGAAATCCGTACTTTCGAACTGGAACATGGCGAGCCGGCGGCCGCGTGGCGCGTCGCTCAACCGCTCGTCCTGAAAGTGATGGCCGGCGAGATCTGGCTCACGCTCGATGGCGACTCCGAAGACTACTGGCTGTCTGCGGGCGATACCTTCGAGTTGCCGCGCGGCGCCCGCGCGTGGGTTAGCGCAGGGCAGGGCGCGGCACGGCTCGCGCTGGCCGTTGCCGGCTGCAGGCAGCAGGTGCGGACGATGGCTACGTCGGCTTCGCGGCTCTTCTGGCGCGACTGGCTGCCGCGCTGGCTGACGGCAGCCTGA
- a CDS encoding CoA transferase produces MTPQLALRHIWSIAGCDLAALDAVSIEGSDPALPSVYRVGTLAASTIAATALAAAECFRLRTGRRQRVDVAVRRALVAFRSERYLRVNEGPAPELRSPVTGFYATRDGRWIQLHTNFQHHLDGVLRVLGCANDPAAVAAAIRGWDGATLDQTLADAGLCAALIRAPHEWGALDQAKAVAALPLFEIERIGDAPPESPGRGDAARPLAGTRVLDLSRIIAGPVAGRALAQHGAQVLLVNGPHLPNIAPLVIDNGRGKRSATLDLRDEAAREQLRALVSHDADVFLQAYRPGSLAARGFAPEQLARLRPGIVCVSISAYGHTGPWAMRRGFDSLVQSASGIAWTESRAAAAGDESAAQGQSDRPKHLPCQALDHATGYLAAFGAMAALARRATEGGSWHVSMSLAQTGRWLQSFGQVDDGWRTPDVTFDDVQDCLETVESPFGRIRAATPAERMSETQPFYARPPVPIGTDEARWEP; encoded by the coding sequence ATGACACCTCAACTTGCACTCAGGCATATCTGGTCGATCGCGGGATGCGATCTCGCGGCGCTCGACGCCGTGTCGATCGAAGGATCGGATCCCGCGCTCCCGTCGGTCTATCGCGTCGGCACGCTCGCGGCCTCAACGATCGCAGCGACGGCGCTCGCCGCTGCCGAATGTTTTCGTCTGCGCACAGGTCGTCGGCAACGCGTCGATGTCGCCGTGCGGCGAGCGCTTGTGGCGTTTCGCAGCGAGCGCTACCTGCGTGTAAACGAGGGTCCCGCTCCTGAGTTGCGCAGTCCTGTCACGGGCTTCTATGCGACCCGCGATGGTCGCTGGATACAGCTGCATACGAACTTTCAGCATCATCTCGATGGCGTGCTGAGGGTGCTCGGCTGCGCGAACGATCCCGCAGCCGTCGCCGCAGCGATTCGCGGCTGGGATGGCGCGACGCTCGATCAAACGCTTGCTGATGCGGGCCTGTGTGCCGCGCTGATCCGTGCGCCGCACGAGTGGGGAGCGCTGGATCAGGCGAAGGCTGTCGCGGCGTTGCCGCTCTTCGAGATCGAACGGATCGGCGACGCCCCGCCCGAATCCCCGGGACGTGGCGACGCCGCGCGGCCGCTTGCCGGTACACGGGTGCTCGACCTGTCGCGGATCATCGCGGGACCTGTGGCGGGGCGCGCACTCGCGCAGCATGGTGCGCAGGTACTGCTTGTGAATGGTCCGCATCTGCCGAACATCGCGCCGCTCGTCATCGATAACGGGCGCGGCAAACGCTCCGCGACCCTCGATCTTCGCGACGAAGCCGCGCGCGAGCAACTACGTGCACTGGTGTCGCACGATGCGGACGTGTTTCTGCAGGCCTATCGCCCGGGTTCGCTCGCGGCGCGCGGCTTTGCGCCGGAACAGCTGGCGCGGTTGCGACCCGGCATCGTGTGCGTGTCGATTTCGGCGTACGGACATACCGGACCGTGGGCCATGCGGCGCGGCTTCGACAGCCTCGTGCAGTCGGCGAGCGGGATTGCGTGGACGGAAAGCCGGGCGGCGGCTGCGGGTGATGAATCGGCGGCACAAGGGCAGAGTGACAGGCCAAAGCACCTGCCCTGTCAGGCGCTCGATCACGCCACCGGCTACCTGGCCGCCTTCGGTGCGATGGCGGCCCTCGCGCGCCGGGCGACCGAGGGCGGCAGCTGGCATGTGAGCATGTCGTTAGCGCAGACCGGTCGCTGGTTGCAGTCGTTCGGACAGGTCGACGACGGGTGGCGCACGCCCGACGTCACCTTCGATGACGTGCAGGACTGTCTGGAAACCGTCGAGTCGCCATTCGGCCGGATTCGCGCAGCGACACCCGCAGAACGGATGTCGGAGACGCAGCCGTTTTACGCGAGGCCGCCGGTGCCAATCGGCACCGATGAGGCGCGCTGGGAACCGTGA
- a CDS encoding GntR family transcriptional regulator: protein MNSASEDRWRDLRPDPENDTPLYLQLARKLGHAIHENRWNAGEALPSERVLSEALGVSRITARKAIALLVEQGLIRRTQGAGSFITPRYEDPLSRLSSFSEMLRRRGFTPSSKWLSREIQPANRDEVIQLGLSPAAAVTRLRRLRLADGIVMAVENSTFPSSVIPDPQAIGDSLYSYLDQRGLSIVRALQHFRAVNASDEIAQQMSIARNEALLLITRVGYTADQRAIELTDTYCRNDYYDFVAELRK, encoded by the coding sequence ATGAACTCTGCCTCGGAAGACCGCTGGCGCGACCTGCGCCCGGACCCGGAAAACGACACGCCGCTCTACCTGCAACTTGCCCGCAAACTCGGTCACGCCATCCACGAAAACCGCTGGAACGCGGGCGAAGCCCTGCCGTCCGAGCGTGTCCTGTCAGAGGCGCTGGGCGTCTCGCGGATCACCGCACGCAAAGCCATTGCGCTGCTCGTCGAGCAGGGACTGATCCGGCGCACGCAAGGCGCGGGCAGCTTTATCACGCCGCGTTATGAGGATCCCCTGTCGCGACTATCAAGCTTTAGCGAAATGCTGAGGCGGCGCGGCTTCACGCCAAGTTCGAAGTGGCTGTCGCGCGAAATCCAGCCGGCGAATCGCGATGAGGTGATCCAGCTGGGATTGTCGCCGGCCGCGGCGGTGACACGTCTGCGGCGGCTGCGGCTCGCGGACGGAATCGTGATGGCCGTCGAGAACTCGACATTTCCGTCCTCGGTGATTCCCGATCCGCAGGCGATTGGTGATTCGCTGTACAGCTATCTCGACCAGCGCGGACTGTCGATCGTGCGGGCGCTGCAGCATTTCCGCGCAGTCAACGCAAGCGACGAAATCGCCCAGCAGATGAGCATCGCGCGGAACGAGGCGCTGCTGCTGATCACGCGCGTCGGCTATACGGCCGACCAGCGCGCGATCGAACTCACTGATACCTACTGCCGCAACGACTACTACGACTTCGTGGCGGAGCTTCGCAAGTAG
- a CDS encoding aldo/keto reductase gives MTTDTASVSLPDGERIPKLGQGTWEMGEQPSRRTAEIAALREGIELGMTLIDTAEMYGEGATETLLGEALQGMRDDVFLVSKVYPHNASRRGVQAACEQSLKRLKTDRLDLYLLHWRGSVPLAETVEGFEALRRAGKIRHWGVSNFDTDDMEELFSVPGGDACATNQILYNVARRGPEFELLPWLAARNLPAMAYSPIDHARLPRRSPLDDIAGARGVSVFQVALAWVLRRPEVFAIPKSGRIEHVRANRRALDLQLTADEYAAVDAHFRPPRSRRPLEML, from the coding sequence ATGACGACCGATACCGCCAGCGTGAGCCTGCCTGACGGCGAGCGCATTCCGAAACTGGGACAGGGCACATGGGAGATGGGCGAGCAGCCGTCCCGGCGCACCGCCGAGATCGCCGCGCTGCGCGAAGGCATCGAACTCGGCATGACGCTGATCGATACCGCCGAGATGTATGGCGAAGGCGCCACGGAGACGCTTCTGGGCGAAGCCTTGCAAGGCATGCGTGACGACGTGTTTCTCGTCAGCAAGGTCTATCCACACAACGCGAGCCGACGCGGCGTGCAGGCCGCGTGCGAGCAGAGCCTGAAGCGTCTGAAGACCGACCGGCTCGATCTGTATCTGCTGCACTGGCGCGGCTCGGTGCCGCTCGCCGAGACCGTCGAAGGGTTCGAGGCGCTCCGTCGTGCAGGCAAGATCCGTCACTGGGGCGTCAGCAACTTCGACACTGACGATATGGAAGAACTCTTCTCGGTGCCGGGGGGCGACGCATGCGCCACGAACCAGATCCTGTACAACGTCGCGCGGCGCGGACCGGAGTTCGAACTGCTGCCGTGGCTGGCCGCTCGCAACCTGCCTGCGATGGCCTATAGCCCCATCGATCACGCGCGTTTGCCGAGGCGCTCGCCACTTGACGATATCGCCGGCGCCCGGGGCGTCTCCGTGTTTCAGGTGGCGCTTGCATGGGTGCTGCGGCGGCCAGAGGTGTTCGCGATTCCGAAGTCAGGGCGCATCGAGCATGTGCGCGCCAACCGTCGCGCACTCGATCTGCAACTCACCGCCGATGAATACGCCGCCGTCGACGCCCACTTCAGACCGCCACGCAGCAGGCGGCCGCTCGAGATGCTGTGA